From Anaerolineae bacterium, a single genomic window includes:
- a CDS encoding tRNA-dihydrouridine synthase family protein has translation MTRRTVSRPWADALTLGYPATGPSGAGPEPQGAEAVSLKQVPSFWLGSTPVYGDLVLAPMDGYTDQPFRMVCRRLGAALVYTEFIHAVAVVERPERVRHLWAFTPAEQPVVLQIYGSTPRMLLEAALRLQEFGPAAIDINMGCPDRRIANRGAGAGLLRTPLKVARIFRLLSRQLEVPVTAKIRLGWDDDCRNYRLIARIVEENGGALLAVHGRTREQGYKGRADWDAIAEVVQTVRIPVLGNGDVRTVADIERMKAHTGCAGVMIGRGALRNPWLFARRDRVQVPPEEVAQVLREHLEANLRFYGPRGLVLFRKFAVQYLAPFRPDSTLRRQLLTTEAPQEFLRLAEKVLGGHKSPNPSPRPGALV, from the coding sequence ATGACAAGGCGGACGGTTTCCCGCCCTTGGGCGGATGCACTCACCCTTGGGTATCCCGCCACCGGACCTTCAGGGGCCGGGCCGGAGCCCCAGGGGGCGGAGGCCGTTTCCCTGAAGCAGGTGCCGTCCTTTTGGTTGGGCTCCACGCCCGTGTACGGCGACCTGGTGCTGGCGCCGATGGACGGCTACACGGATCAGCCCTTCCGGATGGTGTGCCGTCGTCTGGGCGCGGCCCTGGTCTACACCGAGTTCATCCACGCCGTCGCGGTGGTGGAGCGGCCCGAACGGGTGCGGCATCTATGGGCTTTCACGCCTGCCGAGCAGCCGGTGGTGTTGCAGATTTACGGCAGCACGCCCCGGATGCTGCTGGAGGCGGCACTGCGATTGCAGGAGTTCGGCCCGGCGGCCATTGACATCAACATGGGCTGCCCCGATCGCCGCATCGCCAACCGGGGCGCCGGGGCTGGATTGTTGCGCACACCCCTCAAGGTGGCCCGCATCTTCCGCCTGCTCAGCCGGCAACTGGAGGTGCCCGTCACGGCTAAGATCCGTTTGGGTTGGGATGATGACTGCCGCAACTACCGCCTCATCGCCCGCATTGTGGAGGAGAACGGCGGGGCGTTGCTGGCCGTGCATGGCCGCACCCGCGAGCAAGGGTACAAAGGCCGCGCCGATTGGGACGCCATTGCCGAGGTGGTGCAAACGGTGCGCATCCCCGTGCTGGGCAACGGCGATGTGCGCACCGTGGCCGACATCGAGCGTATGAAGGCCCACACCGGTTGCGCCGGGGTGATGATTGGCCGGGGCGCCCTGCGCAACCCCTGGCTTTTCGCCCGCCGCGACCGCGTCCAGGTGCCGCCGGAGGAGGTGGCCCAGGTACTGCGCGAACACCTGGAGGCCAACCTGCGCTTTTACGGCCCGCGCGGCCTGGTGCTCTTTCGCAAATTCGCCGTGCAATACCTGGCGCCCTTCCGCCCCGACTCGACCCTGCGCCGCCAGTTGCTCACCACCGAAGCCCCGCAAGAGTTCCTGCGGCTGGCGGAGAAGGTGTTGGGAGGCCACAAGTCTCCGAATCCCTCTCCTCGTCCAGGAGCGCTGGTATAA
- the radA gene encoding DNA repair protein RadA, with protein sequence MPKPRVEYVCQNCGRRAAKPLGRCPQCGAWNAYVDEVVAPSPKAARRPTTARSTPRRLDEIEGDREERLPLPLGEFARVLGGGIVPGSVVLIGGDPGIGKSTLLLQTALEMAAQGPVLYVSGEESERQIKMRARRLWRDEAGHPRPFPPHLYLVTETDLEAILAHVEAVRPRLLIVDSIQTVYLPDLSSSAGSVTQVRECAARLRELAKGTGVSVFLIGHVTKEGIIAGPRVLEHIVDTVLYLEGDRFQAYRLLRSVKNRFGTTSEVGVFEMRDRGMVEVPNPSEAFLAERWVNAPGSAIAVTMEGTRPLLVEIQGLTSPTPFGNPRRTANGVDFNRLLLVTAVLTRRVGLRLSDQDVFVNVVGGLKVGEPAADLAVATAIASSVRDLPVRADTVLIGEVGLSGELRTVSQTDARLREAAQLGFTTAIVPKRLGHRGDPWPEGIRVIEARSLRQALDAALGEGGG encoded by the coding sequence ATGCCCAAGCCTCGCGTGGAATATGTGTGCCAGAACTGCGGTCGGCGGGCGGCCAAGCCCCTGGGCCGCTGCCCCCAGTGCGGCGCGTGGAATGCGTATGTGGACGAAGTGGTCGCGCCATCGCCCAAGGCGGCCCGTCGCCCTACGACGGCCCGCAGCACCCCGCGCCGCTTGGACGAAATCGAAGGCGACCGCGAGGAGCGCCTGCCGCTGCCCCTGGGCGAGTTCGCCCGCGTGCTCGGCGGCGGCATCGTGCCCGGCAGCGTGGTGCTCATCGGCGGCGACCCCGGCATCGGCAAGTCCACCCTCTTGCTGCAAACCGCCTTAGAGATGGCGGCCCAGGGCCCGGTGCTCTATGTGTCGGGCGAGGAGTCGGAGCGCCAGATCAAGATGCGGGCCCGCCGCCTGTGGCGCGACGAAGCCGGGCACCCCCGCCCCTTCCCGCCGCACCTCTACCTGGTCACCGAGACCGATTTGGAGGCCATCCTGGCTCATGTGGAGGCCGTGCGGCCCCGCCTGCTCATCGTGGATTCCATTCAGACGGTGTACCTGCCCGACCTTTCCTCCTCCGCCGGGTCGGTGACCCAGGTGCGGGAGTGCGCCGCTCGCCTGCGCGAACTGGCCAAGGGCACCGGTGTCAGCGTGTTCCTCATCGGCCACGTGACCAAAGAGGGCATCATCGCCGGGCCACGGGTGTTGGAGCACATTGTGGATACCGTGCTCTACCTGGAGGGCGACCGCTTTCAGGCCTACCGCCTGCTGCGCTCGGTGAAGAACCGCTTTGGCACCACCAGCGAGGTGGGTGTGTTCGAGATGCGCGACCGGGGGATGGTCGAGGTGCCCAACCCCTCCGAGGCCTTTTTGGCCGAGCGTTGGGTCAACGCCCCCGGCTCGGCCATCGCCGTCACCATGGAAGGCACCCGCCCCCTGCTGGTGGAGATTCAGGGCCTCACCAGCCCCACCCCCTTTGGCAACCCGCGCCGCACGGCCAACGGCGTGGACTTCAACCGCCTGCTGCTGGTGACCGCCGTGCTCACCCGGCGGGTGGGCCTGCGCCTGAGTGACCAGGATGTGTTCGTCAATGTGGTGGGCGGGCTCAAGGTGGGCGAACCCGCTGCTGACCTGGCCGTGGCCACGGCCATCGCCTCGTCGGTGCGCGACCTGCCTGTGCGGGCCGACACCGTGCTCATCGGCGAGGTGGGCCTTTCGGGCGAACTGCGCACCGTGAGCCAGACCGACGCCCGCCTGCGTGAGGCCGCCCAACTGGGCTTCACCACGGCCATCGTGCCTAAGCGTCTGGGCCATCGAGGCGACCCCTGGCCCGAGGGCATCCGGGTCATCGAAGCCCGCTCGCTGCGCCAGGCTCTGGACGCGGCTTTGGGCGAGGGAGGAGGATGA
- a CDS encoding SIMPL domain-containing protein (The SIMPL domain is named for its presence in mouse protein SIMPL (signalling molecule that associates with mouse pelle-like kinase). Bacterial member BP26, from Brucella, was shown to assemble into a channel-like structure, while YggE from E. coli has been associated with resistance to oxidative stress.), with protein MFKTHPNPLWLFLAAAWLSLLTGCGPRISAIVGPAAEDLAAPVQPAARSESNGTPLRTLTVTGTGEVALTPDLARVTLAVETRNRDLGKAVAENNRRTAQVIQTLQQGGVAEKDIHTRNFSVNQERRYDDQRNLILGPYTVTNTLVVTVRDLEKLGALLDAALQAGANRMDNLTFGSSRAREAQLQAKLAAVEDAQKQAEAIAQQAGVTLEAVQTITFSYAVPVRETTYKAEMLAAAPAQVPVSPGEMKVTATVTMVFLIR; from the coding sequence ATGTTCAAAACCCATCCGAACCCCCTCTGGCTCTTCCTCGCGGCCGCGTGGTTGAGCCTGCTGACCGGCTGCGGCCCACGGATCTCAGCCATCGTGGGCCCCGCCGCGGAGGACCTCGCAGCCCCGGTTCAGCCCGCCGCCAGGAGCGAGAGCAACGGAACGCCCCTGCGCACCCTGACGGTGACCGGCACCGGTGAAGTCGCCCTCACCCCCGACTTAGCCCGTGTCACCTTAGCCGTGGAAACCCGCAACCGCGATCTGGGCAAAGCGGTGGCCGAAAACAACCGGCGCACCGCCCAGGTCATTCAAACCCTCCAGCAGGGAGGCGTCGCCGAAAAAGACATCCATACCCGCAACTTTTCGGTGAATCAGGAGCGCCGTTACGATGATCAGAGGAACCTCATCCTGGGGCCCTACACAGTGACCAACACCCTGGTGGTCACCGTACGGGATCTGGAGAAACTGGGCGCCCTGCTGGATGCCGCCCTGCAGGCCGGAGCCAACCGCATGGACAACCTGACCTTTGGCTCTTCCCGGGCCAGGGAGGCCCAACTGCAGGCCAAACTGGCCGCCGTCGAAGACGCCCAAAAACAGGCCGAGGCCATCGCCCAACAGGCCGGCGTCACCCTAGAGGCCGTGCAGACCATCACCTTCAGTTACGCTGTCCCCGTGCGCGAAACGACTTACAAGGCCGAAATGCTGGCCGCCGCCCCGGCGCAGGTCCCCGTTTCCCCGGGCGAGATGAAAGTGACCGCCACCGTGACCATGGTCTTCCTCATCCGCTAA
- a CDS encoding FHA domain-containing protein has translation MKTLRPLLLLCSLLFGLRGVVFAQGGAEVILFPPNTDAFPKITGYTAVYDAAGQPIHGLTADKVALWENEQPVALTSWEEIHPGVQVVLAVNPGPPLGVRDVLGVSRYEYVYLQWQSWIQSHGGTTLYDLSLTTGEGVYLRHSADFTTLSEALAAYKPDFRQSQPSLAPLETALQLSSDPTPRPAMGRAVLFLTPPLPDNTLKALARYADLARQQHIRIFVWLVAAPEQANSPSAQALTQLAQATGGTLTFFSGQETLPVLEDLFAPLGYAYRFTYLSRIRQGEQHTLQMEVHPPRGGNLTGEGTFALQILPPNPVLVDPPAQIVRAFPPDVDDPAYLEPRQQTLTITVEFPDGHPRGITRLSLLVDGHPVAQRREPPFDTLVWDLTSYTTSESHSLSVEVEDVLGLVGRSVDLRVQITVPQPPNPLIRAARHYGDYLTWGAAALAGLVLLWVILGPLPRRQPAGEPVARPRPSWRNLTQWAPTFARRPGKAPPRGKPLATLHPLPPEENGEQPAPIVPELPLYGEEVLIGSDPAQAQLVLRDPSVAPIHARLWRDEQGQFFIADRDSTAGTWVNYAPVSPYGARLEEGDIVHIGRVGFRFHVVGAPDLTPVVMPLTGDDQSPSET, from the coding sequence ATGAAAACCTTACGGCCCCTGCTGCTCCTTTGCAGCCTGCTTTTTGGGCTGCGAGGCGTGGTTTTTGCTCAGGGAGGAGCCGAGGTCATCCTCTTCCCCCCCAACACCGATGCGTTCCCCAAAATCACAGGATACACCGCCGTATACGATGCGGCGGGGCAGCCCATCCACGGCCTCACCGCGGACAAAGTGGCCCTTTGGGAAAACGAACAGCCCGTGGCCCTGACTTCCTGGGAGGAAATCCACCCCGGCGTCCAGGTGGTGCTGGCGGTCAACCCCGGCCCTCCGTTAGGCGTTCGGGATGTGTTGGGCGTCTCACGCTACGAATATGTGTACCTGCAATGGCAATCCTGGATTCAAAGCCACGGCGGCACCACCCTTTACGACCTCAGCCTGACCACGGGCGAAGGCGTGTACCTGCGCCACAGCGCAGACTTCACCACGCTGAGCGAGGCCCTGGCTGCCTATAAGCCCGATTTCCGCCAGAGCCAGCCTTCGCTGGCCCCCCTGGAAACCGCCCTGCAACTGAGCAGCGACCCCACCCCTCGCCCCGCCATGGGGCGGGCCGTACTCTTTCTGACCCCCCCGCTGCCCGACAACACCCTGAAGGCCTTGGCCCGTTACGCCGACCTGGCCCGTCAGCAGCACATCCGCATTTTCGTCTGGCTGGTGGCCGCGCCGGAGCAGGCCAATAGCCCTTCGGCTCAGGCGCTCACCCAACTGGCTCAGGCTACCGGCGGCACGCTTACCTTCTTCTCGGGGCAGGAAACCCTCCCCGTGCTGGAAGACCTCTTCGCCCCCCTGGGTTACGCGTATCGCTTCACCTATCTCTCACGCATCCGGCAGGGCGAGCAACACACCCTGCAAATGGAGGTTCACCCACCGCGGGGCGGAAACCTCACCGGGGAAGGCACCTTCGCTTTGCAAATCCTGCCGCCCAACCCCGTGTTGGTGGACCCGCCGGCCCAGATTGTGCGCGCCTTTCCCCCGGATGTGGACGACCCTGCCTATCTGGAACCCCGCCAGCAAACCCTCACCATCACCGTAGAGTTTCCCGACGGCCACCCCCGCGGCATCACCCGCCTCAGCCTGCTGGTGGACGGCCATCCGGTGGCCCAACGCCGCGAGCCGCCTTTCGACACCCTGGTGTGGGACCTCACCTCCTACACCACCAGCGAGAGCCACAGCCTGAGCGTGGAAGTGGAAGACGTCCTGGGCCTAGTGGGCCGCAGCGTGGATCTGCGGGTGCAAATCACCGTGCCCCAGCCGCCCAATCCGCTCATCCGCGCGGCCAGGCATTACGGCGATTACCTCACCTGGGGTGCCGCGGCCCTGGCCGGGCTGGTGTTGCTTTGGGTCATCCTCGGCCCTCTGCCGCGCCGACAACCCGCCGGGGAACCCGTCGCCCGACCGCGGCCCTCGTGGCGCAACCTGACCCAGTGGGCCCCAACCTTCGCCCGTCGTCCCGGCAAGGCCCCGCCTCGGGGGAAGCCGCTGGCCACCCTGCACCCTCTGCCCCCCGAGGAGAACGGCGAACAGCCCGCTCCCATCGTGCCCGAATTGCCCCTCTATGGCGAAGAGGTCCTCATCGGCAGCGATCCGGCCCAGGCCCAACTGGTGCTGCGGGATCCTTCGGTCGCGCCGATTCACGCCCGGTTGTGGCGCGATGAGCAAGGCCAATTCTTCATCGCCGACCGTGACTCCACCGCCGGAACCTGGGTCAATTACGCCCCGGTTTCTCCCTATGGGGCCCGTCTGGAAGAAGGCGACATCGTGCACATCGGGCGGGTGGGGTTCCGTTTCCATGTGGTCGGCGCGCCCGACCTCACGCCCGTGGTCATGCCGCTCACCGGCGACGACCAATCCCCCTCAGAAACCTGA